One genomic window of Camelina sativa cultivar DH55 chromosome 5, Cs, whole genome shotgun sequence includes the following:
- the LOC104785035 gene encoding uncharacterized protein LOC104785035 isoform X1 produces MAALSFCSSSPPRILHKQSKPSLFHPDSKLFTPLCFTSVGASSPKPLSVSRRFRRVSVNSTAVSNSSGNENSPSSPAKKLREIMKSPGVLQGPCCFDALSAKLIERAGFPYCITSGFSISAARLGLPDKGLISYGEMIDQGQQITQSVTIPVIGDGGSGYANAMHVKRTVKGYIKAGFAGIIINDQVCSGDTVSERRRVVSREEAVMRIKAAVDARRECDSDIVIVAQTDSREAISLEESLVRARAFTDAGADVLSIDSLVSRDEMKAFCNVYPLVPKLANMLESGGKILILNPLELEEIGFKLVVYPISLIGVSIQAMQDALLAIKGGRIPPPGSMASLEEIDEILGFNTYEEEERRYATSSSDREASSNSVYDYQREAQDDSEQREDPIVEVITPEVYNEPRNPFSRIWSRSLRIKIIGRDGFEKLDVRIPAGFLEGVTNIVPALGGVNLKQLMDNAADEVGGKLLLDFKDTAGDRIQVFLE; encoded by the exons ATGGCGGCACTAAGCTTTTGCAGCTCTTCTCCACCTCGAATTCTTCATAAACAATCTAAACCAAGCCTATTCCATCCGGATTCTAAACTTTTTACACCTTTGTGTTTCACTTCCGTCGGAGCATCATCTCCGAAACCACTCTCTGTCTCGAGACGATTTCGTCGTGTCTCCGTTAACTCCACCGCAGTTTCCAACTCATCGGGAAACGAGAATTCACCATCTTCTCCGGCGAAGAAGCTAAGGGAGATTATGAAATCCCCTGGTGTTCTTCAGGGTCCTTGTTGCTTCGATGCTCTTAGTGCCAAACTCATCGAGCGAGCTGGATTCCCCTACTGCATCACCTCTG GGTTCTCAATTTCAGCGGCTAGGCTTGGTTTACCGGATAAAGGACTTATTTCTTACGGAGAAATGATTGATCAAGGTCAACAAATTACTCAATCTGTTACTATTCCCGTGATTGGAGACGGTGGCAGTGGATACGCTAATGCTATGCATGTTAAGAGAACCGTTAAGGGATATATCAAAGCTGGTTTTGCTGGAATTATCATCAATGATCAGGTTTGTAGTGGTGATACTGtgagtgagagaagaagagtggtTTCTAGAGAGGAAGCTGTGATGCGTATTAAAGCTGCGGTTGATGCACGTCGAGAGTGTGATTCTGACATTGTCATTGTAGCTCAAACTGATTCCCGAGAAGCCATATCTTTAGAGGAATCGTTGGTTAGGGCAAGAGCTTTTACTGATGCTGGAGCTGATGTTCTCTCCATTGATTCTCTTGTTTCTAGGGACGAGATGAAAGCGTTCTGCAATGTCTATCCACTAGTTCCTAAATTG GCTAATATGCTAGAAAGTGGAGGGAAAATTCTGATACTAAACCCGCTTGAGCTAGAAGAGATTGGGTTTAAGCTAGTGGTGTATCCAATCTCATTGATTGGGGTATCTATTCAAGCAATGCAG GATGCTCTATTGGCAATTAAGGGTGGTCGAATTCCTCCACCAGGAAGCATGGCGTCTTTAGAAGAAATCGATGAGATTCTTGGTTTTAATACATACGAGGAGGAAGAGAGACGGTACGCTACCTCCTCATCAGATAGAG AAGCTAGCAGCAATAGCGTCTATGATTATCAACGGGAGGCTCAAGATGATTCAGAACAGAGAGAGGACCCGATTGTTGAAGTCATAACACCTGAGGTTTATAATGAACCAAGAAACCCCTTTTCGAGGATCTGGTCACGATCTCTGAGGATCAAAATCATCGGACGCGATGGGTTTGAGAAACTAGATGTCAGAATTCCG GCTGGATTCTTGGAAGGTGTCACCAACATTGTTCCAG CTTTAGGAGGCGTGAACTTGAAGCAATTGATGGACAATGCAGCCGATGAAGTCGGAGGGAaacttttgttagattttaaaGACACTGCTGGCGACAGAATCCAAGTCTTTCTGGAATGA
- the LOC104785036 gene encoding uncharacterized protein LOC104785036 isoform X1: MGTETVVHDQARWAMAAMERRLAVAKAQQQQKNEKDKKGTSDVQVSSKQPLQADSLPTPSKTSIKKDPKEDDYVAYTKLSHPVDENLLATNVKFSSAKGTIVDKVLHNLLRSGDSAQKYLQGSKSVKLDNYILLDNFVQSRPSASGSKKASLKDSKRSKSRMSMKRLKKSGALHMPKDLQKCRFDLFKPMHGMWESYMTQLIKVTGKIQLAPTLLSADLHGAFMFVAECKIASLIGVQGIMVRETSETFGMITRDDKFRVVPKKHSVFIIQLDCWKITLLGDKFISRDNIVQR; this comes from the exons ATGGGTACAGAGACGGTTGTGCATGATCAGGCAAGATGGGCAATGGCAGCTATGGAACGAAGACTTGCTGTTGCAAAAGCTCAACAACAACAGAAGAATGAGAAAGACAAGAAGGGAACATCTGATGTACAAGTCTCTTCAAAACAACCACTTCAAGCTGATTCACTACCTACTCCCTCAAAGACTTCAATTAAAAAAG atcCGAAGGAGGATGATTATGTTGCATATACAAAACTGTCCCATCCCGTTGATGAGAATTTGTTGGCAACCAATGTTAAG TTTTCTAGTGCAAAGGGAACTATAGTTGACAAGGTTTTGCATAACCTTCTTCGAAGCGGTGACTCTGCTCAAAAGTACTTGCAAGGTTCGAAAAGTGTGAAGCTGGATAACTATATTCTCCTTGATAATTTTGTACAGTCGCGTCCTTCAGCCTCTGGTTCTAAAAAGGCATCACTGAAGGATTCAAAACGTTCTAAGAGCCGTATGTCTATGAAGCGACTCAAGAAGTCTGGTGCTTTGCATATGCCTAAAGATCTCCAAaa GTGCAGGTTTGATTTGTTTAAGCCAATGCATGGTATGTGGGAAAGTTACATGACACAACTCATCAAGGTGACCGG gaagattcaatTAGCTCCAACTCTTCTCTCAGCAGATCTTCATGGTGCTTTCATGTTTG TTGCTGAGTGTAAGATAGCATCACTCATTGGTGTGCAAGGCATCATGGTGCGTGAGACATCCGAAACATTTGGAATGATCACAAGAGACGACAAATTTAGAG TTGTACCTAAGAAGCACTCTGTCTTCATCATCCAACTCGACTGCTGGAAAATTACTTTACTTGGGGACAAGTTTATTTCAAGAGACAATATTGTTCAACGGTGA
- the LOC104785036 gene encoding uncharacterized protein LOC104785036 isoform X2, whose translation MGTETVVHDQARWAMAAMERRLAVAKAQQQQKNEKDKKGTSDVQVSSKQPLQADSLPTPSKTSIKKDPKEDDYVAYTKLSHPVDENLLATNVKFSSAKGTIVDKVLHNLLRSGDSAQKYLQGSKSVKLDNYILLDNFVQSRPSASGSKKASLKDSKRSKSRMSMKRLKKSGALHMPKDLQKFDLFKPMHGMWESYMTQLIKVTGKIQLAPTLLSADLHGAFMFVAECKIASLIGVQGIMVRETSETFGMITRDDKFRVVPKKHSVFIIQLDCWKITLLGDKFISRDNIVQR comes from the exons ATGGGTACAGAGACGGTTGTGCATGATCAGGCAAGATGGGCAATGGCAGCTATGGAACGAAGACTTGCTGTTGCAAAAGCTCAACAACAACAGAAGAATGAGAAAGACAAGAAGGGAACATCTGATGTACAAGTCTCTTCAAAACAACCACTTCAAGCTGATTCACTACCTACTCCCTCAAAGACTTCAATTAAAAAAG atcCGAAGGAGGATGATTATGTTGCATATACAAAACTGTCCCATCCCGTTGATGAGAATTTGTTGGCAACCAATGTTAAG TTTTCTAGTGCAAAGGGAACTATAGTTGACAAGGTTTTGCATAACCTTCTTCGAAGCGGTGACTCTGCTCAAAAGTACTTGCAAGGTTCGAAAAGTGTGAAGCTGGATAACTATATTCTCCTTGATAATTTTGTACAGTCGCGTCCTTCAGCCTCTGGTTCTAAAAAGGCATCACTGAAGGATTCAAAACGTTCTAAGAGCCGTATGTCTATGAAGCGACTCAAGAAGTCTGGTGCTTTGCATATGCCTAAAGATCTCCAAaa GTTTGATTTGTTTAAGCCAATGCATGGTATGTGGGAAAGTTACATGACACAACTCATCAAGGTGACCGG gaagattcaatTAGCTCCAACTCTTCTCTCAGCAGATCTTCATGGTGCTTTCATGTTTG TTGCTGAGTGTAAGATAGCATCACTCATTGGTGTGCAAGGCATCATGGTGCGTGAGACATCCGAAACATTTGGAATGATCACAAGAGACGACAAATTTAGAG TTGTACCTAAGAAGCACTCTGTCTTCATCATCCAACTCGACTGCTGGAAAATTACTTTACTTGGGGACAAGTTTATTTCAAGAGACAATATTGTTCAACGGTGA
- the LOC104785035 gene encoding uncharacterized protein LOC104785035 isoform X2 — MAALSFCSSSPPRILHKQSKPSLFHPDSKLFTPLCFTSVGASSPKPLSVSRRFRRVSVNSTAVSNSSGNENSPSSPAKKLREIMKSPGVLQGPCCFDALSAKLIERAGFPYCITSGFSISAARLGLPDKGLISYGEMIDQGQQITQSVTIPVIGDGGSGYANAMHVKRTVKGYIKAGFAGIIINDQVCSGDTVSERRRVVSREEAVMRIKAAVDARRECDSDIVIVAQTDSREAISLEESLVRARAFTDAGADVLSIDSLVSRDEMKAFCNVYPLVPKLANMLESGGKILILNPLELEEIGFKLVVYPISLIGVSIQAMQDALLAIKGGRIPPPGSMASLEEIDEILGFNTYEEEERRYATSSSDRASSNSVYDYQREAQDDSEQREDPIVEVITPEVYNEPRNPFSRIWSRSLRIKIIGRDGFEKLDVRIPAGFLEGVTNIVPALGGVNLKQLMDNAADEVGGKLLLDFKDTAGDRIQVFLE; from the exons ATGGCGGCACTAAGCTTTTGCAGCTCTTCTCCACCTCGAATTCTTCATAAACAATCTAAACCAAGCCTATTCCATCCGGATTCTAAACTTTTTACACCTTTGTGTTTCACTTCCGTCGGAGCATCATCTCCGAAACCACTCTCTGTCTCGAGACGATTTCGTCGTGTCTCCGTTAACTCCACCGCAGTTTCCAACTCATCGGGAAACGAGAATTCACCATCTTCTCCGGCGAAGAAGCTAAGGGAGATTATGAAATCCCCTGGTGTTCTTCAGGGTCCTTGTTGCTTCGATGCTCTTAGTGCCAAACTCATCGAGCGAGCTGGATTCCCCTACTGCATCACCTCTG GGTTCTCAATTTCAGCGGCTAGGCTTGGTTTACCGGATAAAGGACTTATTTCTTACGGAGAAATGATTGATCAAGGTCAACAAATTACTCAATCTGTTACTATTCCCGTGATTGGAGACGGTGGCAGTGGATACGCTAATGCTATGCATGTTAAGAGAACCGTTAAGGGATATATCAAAGCTGGTTTTGCTGGAATTATCATCAATGATCAGGTTTGTAGTGGTGATACTGtgagtgagagaagaagagtggtTTCTAGAGAGGAAGCTGTGATGCGTATTAAAGCTGCGGTTGATGCACGTCGAGAGTGTGATTCTGACATTGTCATTGTAGCTCAAACTGATTCCCGAGAAGCCATATCTTTAGAGGAATCGTTGGTTAGGGCAAGAGCTTTTACTGATGCTGGAGCTGATGTTCTCTCCATTGATTCTCTTGTTTCTAGGGACGAGATGAAAGCGTTCTGCAATGTCTATCCACTAGTTCCTAAATTG GCTAATATGCTAGAAAGTGGAGGGAAAATTCTGATACTAAACCCGCTTGAGCTAGAAGAGATTGGGTTTAAGCTAGTGGTGTATCCAATCTCATTGATTGGGGTATCTATTCAAGCAATGCAG GATGCTCTATTGGCAATTAAGGGTGGTCGAATTCCTCCACCAGGAAGCATGGCGTCTTTAGAAGAAATCGATGAGATTCTTGGTTTTAATACATACGAGGAGGAAGAGAGACGGTACGCTACCTCCTCATCAGATAGAG CTAGCAGCAATAGCGTCTATGATTATCAACGGGAGGCTCAAGATGATTCAGAACAGAGAGAGGACCCGATTGTTGAAGTCATAACACCTGAGGTTTATAATGAACCAAGAAACCCCTTTTCGAGGATCTGGTCACGATCTCTGAGGATCAAAATCATCGGACGCGATGGGTTTGAGAAACTAGATGTCAGAATTCCG GCTGGATTCTTGGAAGGTGTCACCAACATTGTTCCAG CTTTAGGAGGCGTGAACTTGAAGCAATTGATGGACAATGCAGCCGATGAAGTCGGAGGGAaacttttgttagattttaaaGACACTGCTGGCGACAGAATCCAAGTCTTTCTGGAATGA